From one Bacteroides eggerthii genomic stretch:
- a CDS encoding PqqD family protein, which produces MSDTKEKVNLLDVVPVQCGHITTEWEGECAVLSFPRFKYEWMRRFLLPKGMSADIHVKLEKHGTAVWRLIDGQRTVQEIISLLAGHFRDDDNYPFRVTKYIMQLQKDGFIQLSF; this is translated from the coding sequence ATGTCAGATACGAAAGAAAAAGTAAATCTGCTGGATGTCGTTCCCGTTCAATGCGGGCACATTACAACCGAGTGGGAGGGAGAGTGCGCAGTGCTTTCCTTCCCCCGGTTTAAATATGAGTGGATGCGTCGTTTCCTGTTGCCGAAAGGCATGTCGGCCGATATACATGTGAAGCTGGAGAAGCATGGCACTGCTGTGTGGCGTTTGATAGACGGACAGCGGACTGTGCAGGAAATAATCTCTTTGCTTGCCGGACACTTCCGGGATGATGACAACTATCCTTTCCGCGTCACGAAATATATTATGCAGTTACAAAAGGACGGATTTATCCAGCTTTCTTTTTAA
- a CDS encoding DUF4831 family protein — MKKKMICLAGLLIAASTYAQTDVTTGIMRGKDYGVTYLLPQTEIEIVVEATKHTYMPGEFCKYADRYLRMNDVSADPNIYWTIDKLQTRVIGLPDKDNVYFVKLKDKTVAPLIELTEDGIVRSINMPLSSRSIPATKITAAAQEAIDPRKFLTEEILMASSRAKMAELVAKEIYNIRESKNALLRGEADNMPQDGAQLKIMLDNLNMQERAMTEMFSGTLKEEPQTFTIRLTPKEMNNEIAFRFSKRLGVVANDDLAGEPYYITITDMKTPAIPEDDGKKKVDGIAYNVPGRAHITLTGNNKKVFDGELPITQFGTIEYLAPVLFNKNSTIKVLFDTATGGLIKVDRENN, encoded by the coding sequence ATGAAGAAAAAAATGATATGTCTTGCCGGACTTTTAATAGCTGCAAGCACCTATGCCCAAACAGATGTCACCACCGGTATAATGCGCGGCAAGGACTATGGAGTGACTTACCTCCTACCCCAAACCGAAATCGAAATTGTGGTGGAAGCCACCAAACATACGTATATGCCCGGAGAATTCTGCAAATATGCCGACCGCTACCTGCGCATGAACGATGTTTCGGCCGATCCGAATATCTACTGGACCATCGACAAGCTGCAAACACGCGTAATCGGCTTGCCCGACAAAGATAATGTATACTTTGTCAAACTGAAAGACAAGACCGTAGCTCCGCTAATAGAACTTACCGAAGACGGCATTGTACGTTCCATCAACATGCCGCTTAGCAGCCGTTCGATACCGGCAACCAAAATCACCGCCGCTGCGCAAGAAGCCATAGACCCGCGCAAATTTCTGACTGAAGAAATACTCATGGCAAGCTCCAGAGCAAAAATGGCGGAACTGGTAGCCAAAGAAATCTACAACATCCGCGAAAGCAAAAACGCATTGCTTCGTGGCGAAGCAGATAATATGCCGCAGGACGGAGCGCAACTCAAAATCATGCTCGACAATCTGAATATGCAGGAACGTGCCATGACAGAGATGTTCTCCGGTACTCTGAAAGAAGAACCCCAAACCTTTACAATCCGCCTGACGCCCAAAGAGATGAACAACGAAATAGCGTTCCGCTTCTCCAAGCGGCTGGGGGTAGTGGCCAATGATGACTTGGCAGGCGAACCGTACTATATCACCATAACCGATATGAAAACTCCTGCCATCCCGGAAGACGACGGAAAGAAGAAGGTGGACGGAATTGCCTACAACGTTCCGGGACGTGCCCATATCACGCTGACCGGCAACAACAAGAAAGTATTCGACGGTGAGCTGCCTATCACGCAATTCGGCACGATAGAATACCTTGCCCCCGTATTATTCAATAAAAATTCTACGATAAAAGTATTGTTCGATACAGCCACCGGCGGGCTGATAAAAGTAGACAGGGAAAACAATTAA
- the secG gene encoding preprotein translocase subunit SecG yields MYLLLVILMVIASLLMCFIVLIQNSKGGGLASGFSSSNQIMGVRKTTDFLEKATWGLAVFLVVMSVASAYVIPSASHKGGDVILEQAQQEEKTNPYNMPVGTAAPQAETPAPAVGDSAAN; encoded by the coding sequence ATGTACTTATTATTAGTTATCTTAATGGTGATTGCATCCTTACTGATGTGCTTCATTGTGTTGATTCAGAATTCCAAAGGCGGTGGTCTGGCTTCGGGTTTCTCATCATCCAATCAAATCATGGGTGTACGCAAAACTACTGACTTTCTGGAAAAGGCAACATGGGGCCTCGCTGTGTTTTTGGTGGTGATGAGTGTTGCTTCTGCTTACGTCATTCCTTCTGCTTCTCATAAGGGCGGTGATGTAATTCTGGAACAGGCACAACAGGAAGAAAAAACAAATCCGTACAATATGCCCGTAGGTACGGCTGCTCCGCAAGCTGAAACTCCTGCTCCGGCAGTTGGCGATTCTGCAGCAAACTGA
- a CDS encoding MFS transporter: MTTTDKIHQTLRDSAGMRWLVLLLLAFAMFCSYIFMDILSPIKDLMQSTRGWDSTAFGTMQGSETFLNVFVFFLIFAGIILDKMGVRFTAILSGAVMLVGATINWYAVTDAFQGSGLQTWFTNNLNYIPGFDELGISPFYRGMPASAKFAAIGFMIFGCGVEMAGITVSRGIVKWFKGREMALAMGSEMALARLGVATCMIFSPVFAKLGGVIDVSRSVAFGVVLLLIALIMFIVYFFMDRKLDAQTGEAEEKDDPFKISDLGTILSSSGFWLVALLCVLYYSAIFPFQKYAVNMLQCNLVFNEVPSDSFWATNTVTVLQYCIMLVVAGASFASNFMKKAGMKYGLLTVAGVLLAVFCYMGYMRQSAETVFAVFPLLAVGITPILGNYVDHKGKAASMLMVGSMLLVLCHLTFAFVLPEFRDNAIGGIIVAYLTILVLGASFSLVPASLWPSVPKLVDAKIIGSAYALIFWVQNIGLWLFPLLIGKVLDKTNTQLVADLKNGVITPEEAAVSYDYTAPLVMLACLGIAALVLGFILKIVDKKKGLGLEEPNIKA, encoded by the coding sequence ATGACAACTACTGACAAAATTCACCAGACGCTACGCGACTCGGCAGGTATGCGCTGGTTGGTGTTACTGCTTTTAGCATTCGCCATGTTCTGTTCATATATCTTTATGGACATTCTTTCACCTATTAAAGACCTGATGCAGTCTACACGTGGCTGGGACTCAACTGCATTCGGTACGATGCAGGGTTCGGAGACGTTTCTGAATGTATTTGTGTTCTTCCTCATTTTCGCGGGTATTATCCTCGACAAAATGGGAGTGCGCTTCACTGCAATCCTTTCCGGGGCTGTGATGCTTGTCGGCGCCACCATTAACTGGTATGCGGTGACGGATGCTTTTCAGGGAAGCGGGCTTCAAACCTGGTTCACTAACAACCTGAACTATATTCCCGGTTTCGACGAATTGGGCATCTCTCCGTTTTATAGAGGCATGCCGGCATCGGCTAAGTTTGCGGCAATAGGTTTCATGATTTTTGGTTGTGGAGTCGAAATGGCAGGTATTACGGTGTCTCGCGGTATTGTCAAGTGGTTCAAAGGTCGTGAAATGGCTCTTGCCATGGGATCGGAAATGGCTCTTGCCCGTCTGGGAGTTGCTACTTGCATGATTTTCTCTCCGGTATTTGCTAAATTAGGGGGCGTTATCGACGTTTCCCGTTCGGTGGCGTTCGGCGTAGTTCTGCTGCTTATCGCACTTATCATGTTTATTGTTTACTTCTTCATGGATAGAAAGCTCGATGCGCAGACCGGTGAGGCTGAGGAGAAGGACGATCCGTTCAAGATCAGCGACCTCGGTACCATCCTTTCGAGCAGTGGTTTCTGGCTGGTGGCGCTCCTTTGTGTACTCTATTACTCCGCCATATTCCCGTTTCAAAAGTATGCTGTGAACATGCTGCAATGCAATCTGGTGTTCAATGAAGTACCTTCCGATTCTTTTTGGGCTACCAATACGGTGACGGTTCTCCAGTATTGCATTATGCTTGTTGTGGCAGGTGCTTCTTTTGCAAGTAACTTTATGAAGAAAGCGGGCATGAAATATGGTTTGCTCACTGTTGCCGGTGTCCTGCTGGCTGTTTTCTGCTATATGGGTTATATGCGCCAAAGTGCGGAAACTGTATTTGCCGTATTCCCTTTGCTTGCTGTGGGCATCACTCCGATACTTGGCAACTATGTCGACCATAAAGGCAAGGCGGCTTCGATGCTGATGGTCGGTTCCATGCTGCTTGTACTGTGTCACCTCACTTTCGCCTTTGTACTTCCGGAGTTCAGGGATAATGCGATCGGAGGTATCATCGTGGCCTATCTTACCATATTGGTGCTTGGGGCAAGTTTCTCATTGGTTCCTGCTTCTTTGTGGCCCAGTGTTCCGAAGCTGGTCGACGCCAAAATCATAGGTAGTGCCTATGCGCTCATCTTCTGGGTTCAGAATATAGGTCTTTGGCTCTTTCCGCTTCTCATCGGAAAGGTGCTCGACAAGACTAATACGCAGCTTGTGGCTGATTTGAAAAACGGAGTGATCACTCCGGAAGAGGCTGCCGTTTCGTACGATTACACCGCACCGCTTGTGATGCTGGCTTGCCTTGGCATTGCCGCTTTGGTGCTGGGATTTATCCTTAAGATTGTTGACAAGAAGAAAGGGCTTGGTTTGGAAGAGCCCAATATTAAGGCTTGA